The proteins below are encoded in one region of Apodemus sylvaticus chromosome 13, mApoSyl1.1, whole genome shotgun sequence:
- the LOC127663591 gene encoding LOW QUALITY PROTEIN: PRAME family member 7-like (The sequence of the model RefSeq protein was modified relative to this genomic sequence to represent the inferred CDS: inserted 2 bases in 1 codon; substituted 1 base at 1 genomic stop codon), with protein sequence MSTYNPPTLQELALDVLLRKDAINSSDLVYLPTVLSPPLFLEAFNGRHTQILKAMVAAWPFTCLPVGALMKTPDVEDLQAVLDGIDIVLTQNVSPRSRKLQVLDLRDVHQDFWDVWAGRKDEVCSAKTGNEKQVAKHIPRYALRQCLKVVTDLSLDFSLQQHQTCLLQWAQQRKDSLRLCCLKMKICHFPVEIIREILNIFQPNYIEELEIYTKQDLSFLGCFAPCFGLMRNLRKFHLREIRLRISLSGVLHFADVKNCAAKLLSQFSKLNYLQHLSMNGGYFSSDNMKLLFRCLKSPLESLSMTVCQLSKSDLKHTSVCQRLYQLKHLHFXMMLPKSCSKSLXILLENESETLKTLQLENCRMNDSQLKILLPALGQCSQLTSVNFYENDFSTAVIKDLLQCMANQSKLVVEQYPAPLECYDHEGYLIVDRFSQLCQNLMDILRARRQPKTITFASETCRYCWSRCIYDMKTRLCRCWR encoded by the exons ATGAGCACCTACAACCCTCCCACACTCCAGGAGCTGGCACTGGATGTGCTGCTGAGGAAAGATGCCATAAACTCCTCTGATCTGGTCTACCTGCCCACTGTGCTTTCCCCACCACTCTTCCTAGAGGCCTTCaatggaagacacacacagatattgaaggcaatggtggcagcctggccctTTACCTGCCTCCCTGTGGGGGCGCTGATGAAAACCCCTGATGTGGAGGACTTGCAAGCTGTGCTGGATGGCATAGATATAGTGCTGACACAGAATGTTAGTCCCAG aagcaggaagcttcAAGTCCTGGACTTGAGAGATGTGCACCAGGATTTTTGGGATGTATGGGCTGGAAGAAAGGATGAAGTCTGCTCAGCAAAGACTGGGAATGAGAAACAAGTTGCAAAGCACATTCCTAGATATGCACTGAGGCAGTGTTTGAAGGTGGTCACTGACCTGAGCCTTGACTTCTCTCTGCAACAACATCAAACATGCTTACTACaatgggcccagcagagaaaagaCTCTTTGAGGCTATGCTGTCTGAAGATGAAGATTTGTCACTTCCCAGTGGAGATTATCAGAGAGATCTTGAACATTTTTCAGCCAAACTATATAGAGGAATTGGAAATATACACAAAACAGGACCTATCCTTTCTAGGTTGCTTTGCACCTTGCTTTGGCCTGATGAGAAATCTTCGCAAATTCCATCTAAGGGAAATAAGATTGAGGATCTCACTTAGTGGTGTGCTTCATTTTGCAGATGTAAAGAACTGTGCTGCCAAActcctttctcagttctccaaactCAACTATCTCCAACACCTCTCCATGAATGGTGGCTACTTTTCCAGTGACAACATGAAACTGTTGTTCAG atgccTGAAGAGTCCCTTGGAGTCCTTGTCTATGACTGTCTGCCAACTCTCCAAGTCAGACTTGAAACACACGTCAGTGTGTCAGAGGCTCTATCAACTGAAACACCTGCACTT GATGATGCTTCCCAAGTCCTGTTCCAAGAGTCTCTGAATTCTCCTAGAGAATGAATCTGAAACTCTGAAAACCCTGCAGTTAGAGAACTGCAGGATGAATGACTCTCAGCTCAAAATCCTTTTGCCTGCTCTGGGCCAGTGCTCACAGCTCACCTCTGTCAATTTCTATGAGAATGACTTCTCCACTGCTGTAATAAAGGACCTTCTGCAATGCATGGCCAATCAAAGCAAGCTGGTTGTTGAGCAGTACCCTGCCCCACTAGAGTGCTATGATCACGAGGGTTATCTTATAGTGGACAGATTTTCCCAACTGTGTCAAAATCTCATGGACATTCTCAGGGCCAGAAGGCAGCCCAAGACAATCACATTTGCTTCAGAAACCTGCCGTTATTGTTGGAGTCGCTGCATCTATGATATGAAGACCAGACTTTGCCGTTGCTGGCGGTAA